One Xyrauchen texanus isolate HMW12.3.18 chromosome 34, RBS_HiC_50CHRs, whole genome shotgun sequence genomic window carries:
- the zgc:162472 gene encoding transcription factor TFIIIB component B'' homolog isoform X3 yields the protein MIRRSRISVRPNVKPAGRALTVSRDASQDNTQPSLTPADSTPSVGLDVMAEMVKTDPPIVASEQTNEEAAQSNKQGKHLEAASHADDVACKINESQAAKSTSMTSGPQRRKRFMALPNLAKPRASQASTRTPKTQPKSPVKPVTPIEPEASAPNTELTPQPPLDIESVRSPRAPGRLRTSGGARQPKSQTKPEASLQNIRETETQEIGASEDTIVQLTSPEGESTCPLKTSQPDSVLVHEDPPDCPAPCAVEDKARQEESNSGVALEQREPDLLVERLSENKSSSKILRSLKTLNDPADMIRLARARKLRELLKKEMSRTKGEKKKPKMGIKERKARKDHTKMTMRELIYYLPASNPMKPLTEEEQKASEIVVPNSPKPTSSETADDPPVQEEVAGDAGHEEEVEETETVDETQPEGEEPLLVPRVKVAEDGSLIIDEESLTVQVLRAKGPNPAEDRDPIFERGSTTTYSSFRKGSYTKPWSNGETEMFYLAISMVGTDFSMIGQLFPHRARMEIKNKFKKEERNNSWRVDKAFKEKRRLDVEFFKNMMEQIIKNEKMKKKNNKTLNPRSTQRKPRVAKRKDLDTSEDSDSDVETGEKENEDLSNDGGSDGTPKKGKGEKSLKRRIKNNNAAVDDPEENLASDSQSPDDRLKESDSSENISKSPAIKPAQLTGRQQRPIPNLSHRWGKRCPERGASAREVTTIQERERSLSALLHDLEDLEEEPDLSTVQEQIFNKPTRSGRIPKLSQHVIQATAEEEDDEEELLDLPVSSKVRGQGLQASSQRATLKRGPSLKKGMQRRGKSRLVTLRAFGTEVGEEEEDGVILSQEDFPSNPEDENQAFVPMSLRQPPEVNSEVVETMEELDISVNVPDILGTSQNALCHELSCEQSVMPAGSVPCEHQLDLLIDVIEFLDPDHMEVCKEINNEAAQTLLAIGNSGQIIQAVEITCTGENEMVEQSSSLVDEEVVQQEVVVTDTVVELRADASEIMLGPSISCESETKGDLDLSTSGNSMPEPSVEDTISIQEPIKSQTSDALHGPSQHDMQNLASSTSVPPSRRCRFSKPKPNIGQGLRSRRAQQLQQVTPVNVTDSLENSSGPSSMEQNQNTTEPIQEDSGPVDHSQQDSPTVHAEVIQSGTLSETREESSKVVPERMAEDDNGSVSSLKRKNDDVATEESVKKDRKELEEPRSEPQLTNSVCVSRGISDEASKPVRRFRGPKPKPNLARTSRPTCTQSQQSTLSTTVVTKETLSAVDFSTSTFTDTKIPDVSQNKVQQEKDGQNAESVEEIKDVPLQVASEIESKENTVTMSEENTIRISVKHPGSVSVDTYADPAPDEPVFILSLTEIPPSLEKEVGFGTEPLTPTDTQSTNEMVKQSREVSHLLITDALVPVSEEEEIETKGGGDGNTIETGELKCKTPVSRSHGIVKAESQAEHHVEVLERPVAERSVEEKEHPEKTKKLPERSRRAKLQIKPNPVSRRNARGAHAKEDTPELSLKETTSLLISQETISVPDKTVQAPISTTSAIASDREMARGLSSSIDNPALPTLTPPESSTDVIDSPQLVSQEDTSKECDQEGSSQHIMGQLDLPGKVTDEFAEIEASGSGTDSQSVNQITPVATTGVLARPGRRPKGFLSFISSKNTQGPPAAPRVAKPGPQKPTVNTACLGKKPIASSPLTTATNPGVNQPSPTPTSSIASANEQNSEEEPTSVSKYFFSDIFTEVDELEDMD from the exons ATGATACGGAGATCAAGAATTAGCGTGCGGCCCAATGTGAAGCCCGCGGGTCGAGCTCTGACAGTTTCTCGAGATGCGTCTCAAGATAACACTCAGCCTTCCCTGACCCCTGCTGACTCCACCCCCTCTGTGGGGTTAGATGTCATGGCTGAGATGGTCAAGACGGACCCCCCTATAGTAGCGTCAGAGCAGACCAATGAGGAAGCTGCTCAGAGTAATAAACAAGGGAAACACTTGGAGGCTGCTAGCCATGCAGA TGATGTAgcatgtaaaataaatgaatccCAAGCTGCAAAAAGCACTTCCATGACATCTGGTCCACAGAGGAGGAAACGCTTCATGGCTCTTCCCAACCTGGCAAAACCAAGAGCCTCCCAAGCTTCCACCAGGACTCCGAAGACTCAACCCAAGTCCCCTGTCAAACCCGTAACACCCATTGAACCTGAAGCATCAGCCCCCAATACAGAGTTGACCCCTCAGCCACCCTTAGACATCGAGTCTGTCCGCAGCCCCAGGGCCCCTGGAAGACTAAGAACTTCTGGAGGGGCCAGGCAGCCCAAATCTCAAACCAAACCTGAAGCATCACTGCAGAACATCCGTGAGACAGAGACACAAGAGATTGGAGCATCAGAGGATACTATTGTGCAGTTGACCAGCCCGGAAGGGGAGTCCACTTGTCCCCTTAAAACATCCCAACCTGATTCTGTTTTGGTTCATGAAGACCCTCCAGACTGTCCAGCTCCTTGTGCAGTGGAAGACAAGGCCAGACAAGAGGAGAGTAATTCTGGGGTTGCCCTGGAGCAAAGGGAACCTGACCTGTTAGTAGAAAGACTTTCAGAAAATAAATCGTCTTCTAAGATTCTCAGGTCTTTAAAAACTCTAAATGACCCGGCGGACATGATCAGGTTGGCCAGGGCTCGGAAACTTAGAGAGCTTCTTAAAAAAGAGATGAGCAGAACCAAG GGAGAAAAGAAGAAGCCCAAGATGGGAATCAAAGAACGCAAGGCACGGAAGGATCACACCAAAATGACCATGAGAGAACTGATCTATTACCTGCCTGCTTCCAACCCAATGAA GCCTTTGACAGAAGAGGAGCAAAAAGCATCAGAGATAGTAGTACCAAACTCTCCTAAACCGAC TTCTTCTGAGACTGCAGATGATCCACCAGTTCAAGAGGAGGTTGCTGGAGATGCTGGTCATGAGGAGGAAGTGGAGGAGACAGAGACAGTGGATGAAACTCAGCCAGAGGGAGAAGAGCCTCTACTGGTGCCCAGGGTGAAAGTGGCAGAGGATGGGTCTCTGATTATAGACGAGGAGAG TTTAACAGTCCAGGTTTTAAGGGCAAAAGGACCCAATCCAGCTGAAGACAGGGATCCAATATTTGAACGTGGCTCCACCACCACCTACTCCAGCTTCAGGAAGGGCTCCTACACCAAACCCTGGTCTAATGGAG AGACAGAAATGTTCTATCTGGCCATCAGCATGGTGGGGACAGACTTCTCCATGATTGGTCAATTGTTTCCGCACAGAGCTCGCATGGAGATTAag AACAAGTTCAAAAAAGAGGAGAGAAATAACTCATGGAGGGTAGACAAAGctttca AGGAGAAGCGACGTTTGGATGTAGAGTTCTTCAAAAACATGATGGAGCAGATCATAAAAAATGagaaaatgaagaaaaagaaCAACAAAACACTCAACCCAAGGTCAACCCAAAGGAAACCAAGAG TGGCTAAAAGAAAGGATTTGGACACTTCAGAGGATTCTGACAGTGATGTGGAGACTGGAGAAAAAGAGAATGAAGACCTCTCAAATGATGGAGGAAGTGATGGCACTCCAAAGAAAGGCAAGGGGGAAAAATCATTGAAGAGgagaataaaaaataacaatg CTGCAGTGGATGACCCTGAAGAAAATTTGGCTTCTGACAGTCAGTCACCAGATGACAG GTTAAAGGAGTCTgattcatcagagaacataagcAAGAGTCCTGCCATTAAACCGGCCCAGCTCACGGGTCGACAACAGAGACCCATACCGAACCTTAGCCACAGGTGGGGGAAAAGGTGCCCTGAAAGAGGTGCCTCAGCCAGGGAG GTGACCACGATTCAAGAAAGGGAAAGGTCACTGTCCGCTCTTCTCCATGATTTGGAAGACTTGGAAGAAGAACCTGACCTCAGTACTGTACAAGAACAGATATTCAATAAACCAACCAG GTCGGGACGGATCCCTAAACTCTCTCAGCATGTGATACAGGCAACGGCAGAGGAAGAAGACGACGAGGAAGAACTCTTAGATCTGCCTGTATCTTCCAAAGTTCGTGGTCAAGGCCTTCAGGCTTCCAGCCAGAGGGCCACATTAAAACGGGGCCCAAGCTTGAAAAAGGGCATGCAGAGGAGGGGGAAATCAAGACTGGTGACCCTACGGGCCTTTGGAACTGAAGTGGGTGAGGAGGAAGAAGATGGTGTTATCCTGAGCCAGGAGGACTTTCCATCAAACCCTGAAGACGAAAACCAGGCCTTTGTGCCAATGAGTCTTCGCCAACCACCCGAAGTTAATTCAGAAGTGGTAGAAACCATGGAAGAG CTGGACATCTCTGTGAACGTGCCTGATATCCTGGGCACATCGCAGAATGCTTTGTGCCATGAGTTGTCATGTGAGCAGTCTGTAATGCCTGCTGGTTCTGTCCCTTGTGAACATCAACTGGATCTGCTCATT GATGTCATTGAGTTCCTTGACCCAGATCACATGGAAG TGTGTAAGGAGATTAACAACGAGGCAGCCCAAACTCTTTTGGCCATCGGGAACTCTGGTCAGATTATCCAGGCAGTAGAAATAACCTGCACAG GTGAAAACGAAATGGTTGAGCAGTCATCAAGCCTTGTCGATGAGGAAGTCGTCCAACAGGAAGTAGTTGTCACAGACACTGTTGTCGAGCTCAGAGCTGATGCTTCAGAAATTATGTTGGGCCCGTCTATAAGTTGCGAATCAGAAACAAAAGGTGATCTTGACCTTTCCACATCTGGGAATAGTATGCCAGAACCTTCTGTAGAGGACACCATCTCAATACAGGAGCCAATCAAATCACAGACATCTGATGCTCTTCATGGTCCCAGCCAACATGATATGCAGAACTTGGCTAGTTCCACCAGTGTTCCACCATCTAGAAGGTGTCGTTTCTCTAAACCCAAACCCAATATTGGCCAAGGTTTGAGAAGCAGACGAGCACAGCAGCTGCAGCAAGTCACTCCAGTTAATGTTACTGATTCTTTGGAGAACTCTAGTGGTCCATCTTCCATGGAACAGAATCAAAATACAACAGAACCTATACAAGAAGATTCTGGCCCTGTGGATCACTCGCAACAAGACTCTCCTACAGTCCACGCTGAGGTAATACAGTCAGGTACATTGTCTGAAACGAGAGAGGAAAGTTCCAAAGTTGTCCCTGAAAGAATGGCTGAAGATGATAATGGATCCGTCTCATCTCTGAAGAGAAAGAATGATGATGTAGCCACAGAGGAAAGTGTGAAAAAAGATAGAAAAGAACTTGAAGAGCCAAGGTCAGAACCACAGCTGACAAACAG tgtatgtgtgtctcgTGGCATATCAGATGAGGCCTCTAAACCTGTCAGGAGGTTCCGTGGACCAAAACCTAAACCGAACTTGGCTCGTACATCCAGACCCACATGCACTCAGTCCCAACAGAGCACACTATCAACAACAGTAG TTACAAAAGAGACACTGTCTGCTGTCGACTTTTCCACGAGCACTTTCACTGACACTAAAATCCCTGATGTTTCCCAAAATAAAGTTCAACAAGAAAAAGATGGACAGAATGCCGAATCTGTAGAG GAAATCAAAGATGTCCCTTTGCAAGTTGCTTCTGAAATTGAGTCCAAAGAGAACACTGTGACCATGTCGGAGGAAAACACTATAAGAATTTCAGTAAAACATCCTGGAAGTGTATCAGTGGACACATATGCTGACCCCGCCCCTGATGAACCTGTCTTTATACTCTCTCTCACTGAAATCCCACCCTCATTAGAAAAGGAGGTGGGCTTTGGGACTGAGCCCCTCACACCTACTGATACTCAAAg CACTAATGAAATGGTGAAACAGAGCAGGGAAGTATCTCATCTTCTGATCACAGATGCTTTAGTTCCTGTGTCCGAGGAAGAGGAAATAGAGACAAAAGGAGGTGGGGACGGGAACACAATAGAGACAGGAGAATTGAAATGCAAGACACCAGTTTCAAGATCTCATGGG ATTGTCAAAGCAGAAAGCCAGGCAGAACATCATG TGGAAGTATTGGAAAGGCCTGTTGCAGAGCGGAGTGTTGAAGAGAAGGAACATCCGGAGAAGACAAAAAAATTACCTGAGAGATCCAGGAGAG CAAAGCTGCAAATTAAACCCAACCCAGTTTCAAGGAGAAATGCTCGAGGCGCCCATGCTAAAGAGGACACACCAGAACTCTCTTTAAAAGAGACTACCTCACTTCTCATTTCACAAGAGACAATATCAGTGCCAGATAAAACTGTACAAGCTCCCATTTCAACAACATCAGCCATCGCCTCAGACAGAGAGATGGCCAGAGGTCTTTCATCGTCCATTGATAATCCAGCACTCCCAACACTGactcctcctgagtcttccacaGATGTGATTGATTCACCTCAGCTTGTAAGTCAAGAAGATACCTCTAAAGAGTGTGACCAGGAAGGCTCGTCCCAACACATTATGGGACAGTTGGACCTCCCGGGCAAAGTCACAGATGAATTTGCTGAGATAGAGGCTAGTGGGTCAGGGACAGACTCACAAAGTGTCAATCAAATCACTCCTGTTGCAACAACTGGGGTACTTGCAAG ACCTGGTAGAAGACCCAAAGGCTTCCTGTCCTTTATTTCCTCCAAGAACACCCAAGGGCCACCTGCAGCTCCACGAGTGGCGAAGCCAGGCCCCCAGAAACCAACAGTCAACACTGCATGCCTCGGGAAGAAACCAATAGCGTCCAGCCCTCTTACCACGGCAACAAACCCTGGAGTTAACCAACCCTCACCAACTCCTACTTCGTCCATTGCATCTGCCAATGAG CAGAACTCCGAGGAAGAACCCACCAGTGTCTCCAAGTActttttcagtgatatctttaCTGAGGTTGATGAactagaagacatggattga
- the zgc:162472 gene encoding transcription factor TFIIIB component B'' homolog isoform X4, whose product MIRRSRISVRPNVKPAGRALTVSRDASQDNTQPSLTPADSTPSVGLDVMAEMVKTDPPIVASEQTNEEAAQSNKQGKHLEAASHADDVACKINESQAAKSTSMTSGPQRRKRFMALPNLAKPRASQASTRTPKTQPKSPVKPVTPIEPEASAPNTELTPQPPLDIESVRSPRAPGRLRTSGGARQPKSQTKPEASLQNIRETETQEIGASEDTIVQLTSPEGESTCPLKTSQPDSVLVHEDPPDCPAPCAVEDKARQEESNSGVALEQREPDLLVERLSENKSSSKILRSLKTLNDPADMIRLARARKLRELLKKEMSRTKGEKKKPKMGIKERKARKDHTKMTMRELIYYLPASNPMKPLTEEEQKASEIVVPNSPKPTSSETADDPPVQEEVAGDAGHEEEVEETETVDETQPEGEEPLLVPRVKVAEDGSLIIDEESLTVQVLRAKGPNPAEDRDPIFERGSTTTYSSFRKGSYTKPWSNGETEMFYLAISMVGTDFSMIGQLFPHRARMEIKNKFKKEERNNSWRVDKAFKEKRRLDVEFFKNMMEQIIKNEKMKKKNNKTLNPRSTQRKPRVAKRKDLDTSEDSDSDVETGEKENEDLSNDGGSDGTPKKGKGEKSLKRRIKNNNAAVDDPEENLASDSQSPDDSRLKESDSSENISKSPAIKPAQLTGRQQRPIPNLSHRWGKRCPERGASAREVTTIQERERSLSALLHDLEDLEEEPDLSTVQEQIFNKPTRSGRIPKLSQHVIQATAEEEDDEEELLDLPVSSKVRGQGLQASSQRATLKRGPSLKKGMQRRGKSRLVTLRAFGTEVGEEEEDGVILSQEDFPSNPEDENQAFVPMSLRQPPEVNSEVVETMEEDVIEFLDPDHMEVCKEINNEAAQTLLAIGNSGQIIQAVEITCTGENEMVEQSSSLVDEEVVQQEVVVTDTVVELRADASEIMLGPSISCESETKGDLDLSTSGNSMPEPSVEDTISIQEPIKSQTSDALHGPSQHDMQNLASSTSVPPSRRCRFSKPKPNIGQGLRSRRAQQLQQVTPVNVTDSLENSSGPSSMEQNQNTTEPIQEDSGPVDHSQQDSPTVHAEVIQSGTLSETREESSKVVPERMAEDDNGSVSSLKRKNDDVATEESVKKDRKELEEPRSEPQLTNSVCVSRGISDEASKPVRRFRGPKPKPNLARTSRPTCTQSQQSTLSTTVVTKETLSAVDFSTSTFTDTKIPDVSQNKVQQEKDGQNAESVEEIKDVPLQVASEIESKENTVTMSEENTIRISVKHPGSVSVDTYADPAPDEPVFILSLTEIPPSLEKEVGFGTEPLTPTDTQSTNEMVKQSREVSHLLITDALVPVSEEEEIETKGGGDGNTIETGELKCKTPVSRSHGIVKAESQAEHHVEVLERPVAERSVEEKEHPEKTKKLPERSRRAKLQIKPNPVSRRNARGAHAKEDTPELSLKETTSLLISQETISVPDKTVQAPISTTSAIASDREMARGLSSSIDNPALPTLTPPESSTDVIDSPQLVSQEDTSKECDQEGSSQHIMGQLDLPGKVTDEFAEIEASGSGTDSQSVNQITPVATTGVLARPGRRPKGFLSFISSKNTQGPPAAPRVAKPGPQKPTVNTACLGKKPIASSPLTTATNPGVNQPSPTPTSSIASANEQNSEEEPTSVSKYFFSDIFTEVDELEDMD is encoded by the exons ATGATACGGAGATCAAGAATTAGCGTGCGGCCCAATGTGAAGCCCGCGGGTCGAGCTCTGACAGTTTCTCGAGATGCGTCTCAAGATAACACTCAGCCTTCCCTGACCCCTGCTGACTCCACCCCCTCTGTGGGGTTAGATGTCATGGCTGAGATGGTCAAGACGGACCCCCCTATAGTAGCGTCAGAGCAGACCAATGAGGAAGCTGCTCAGAGTAATAAACAAGGGAAACACTTGGAGGCTGCTAGCCATGCAGA TGATGTAgcatgtaaaataaatgaatccCAAGCTGCAAAAAGCACTTCCATGACATCTGGTCCACAGAGGAGGAAACGCTTCATGGCTCTTCCCAACCTGGCAAAACCAAGAGCCTCCCAAGCTTCCACCAGGACTCCGAAGACTCAACCCAAGTCCCCTGTCAAACCCGTAACACCCATTGAACCTGAAGCATCAGCCCCCAATACAGAGTTGACCCCTCAGCCACCCTTAGACATCGAGTCTGTCCGCAGCCCCAGGGCCCCTGGAAGACTAAGAACTTCTGGAGGGGCCAGGCAGCCCAAATCTCAAACCAAACCTGAAGCATCACTGCAGAACATCCGTGAGACAGAGACACAAGAGATTGGAGCATCAGAGGATACTATTGTGCAGTTGACCAGCCCGGAAGGGGAGTCCACTTGTCCCCTTAAAACATCCCAACCTGATTCTGTTTTGGTTCATGAAGACCCTCCAGACTGTCCAGCTCCTTGTGCAGTGGAAGACAAGGCCAGACAAGAGGAGAGTAATTCTGGGGTTGCCCTGGAGCAAAGGGAACCTGACCTGTTAGTAGAAAGACTTTCAGAAAATAAATCGTCTTCTAAGATTCTCAGGTCTTTAAAAACTCTAAATGACCCGGCGGACATGATCAGGTTGGCCAGGGCTCGGAAACTTAGAGAGCTTCTTAAAAAAGAGATGAGCAGAACCAAG GGAGAAAAGAAGAAGCCCAAGATGGGAATCAAAGAACGCAAGGCACGGAAGGATCACACCAAAATGACCATGAGAGAACTGATCTATTACCTGCCTGCTTCCAACCCAATGAA GCCTTTGACAGAAGAGGAGCAAAAAGCATCAGAGATAGTAGTACCAAACTCTCCTAAACCGAC TTCTTCTGAGACTGCAGATGATCCACCAGTTCAAGAGGAGGTTGCTGGAGATGCTGGTCATGAGGAGGAAGTGGAGGAGACAGAGACAGTGGATGAAACTCAGCCAGAGGGAGAAGAGCCTCTACTGGTGCCCAGGGTGAAAGTGGCAGAGGATGGGTCTCTGATTATAGACGAGGAGAG TTTAACAGTCCAGGTTTTAAGGGCAAAAGGACCCAATCCAGCTGAAGACAGGGATCCAATATTTGAACGTGGCTCCACCACCACCTACTCCAGCTTCAGGAAGGGCTCCTACACCAAACCCTGGTCTAATGGAG AGACAGAAATGTTCTATCTGGCCATCAGCATGGTGGGGACAGACTTCTCCATGATTGGTCAATTGTTTCCGCACAGAGCTCGCATGGAGATTAag AACAAGTTCAAAAAAGAGGAGAGAAATAACTCATGGAGGGTAGACAAAGctttca AGGAGAAGCGACGTTTGGATGTAGAGTTCTTCAAAAACATGATGGAGCAGATCATAAAAAATGagaaaatgaagaaaaagaaCAACAAAACACTCAACCCAAGGTCAACCCAAAGGAAACCAAGAG TGGCTAAAAGAAAGGATTTGGACACTTCAGAGGATTCTGACAGTGATGTGGAGACTGGAGAAAAAGAGAATGAAGACCTCTCAAATGATGGAGGAAGTGATGGCACTCCAAAGAAAGGCAAGGGGGAAAAATCATTGAAGAGgagaataaaaaataacaatg CTGCAGTGGATGACCCTGAAGAAAATTTGGCTTCTGACAGTCAGTCACCAGATGACAG CAGGTTAAAGGAGTCTgattcatcagagaacataagcAAGAGTCCTGCCATTAAACCGGCCCAGCTCACGGGTCGACAACAGAGACCCATACCGAACCTTAGCCACAGGTGGGGGAAAAGGTGCCCTGAAAGAGGTGCCTCAGCCAGGGAG GTGACCACGATTCAAGAAAGGGAAAGGTCACTGTCCGCTCTTCTCCATGATTTGGAAGACTTGGAAGAAGAACCTGACCTCAGTACTGTACAAGAACAGATATTCAATAAACCAACCAG GTCGGGACGGATCCCTAAACTCTCTCAGCATGTGATACAGGCAACGGCAGAGGAAGAAGACGACGAGGAAGAACTCTTAGATCTGCCTGTATCTTCCAAAGTTCGTGGTCAAGGCCTTCAGGCTTCCAGCCAGAGGGCCACATTAAAACGGGGCCCAAGCTTGAAAAAGGGCATGCAGAGGAGGGGGAAATCAAGACTGGTGACCCTACGGGCCTTTGGAACTGAAGTGGGTGAGGAGGAAGAAGATGGTGTTATCCTGAGCCAGGAGGACTTTCCATCAAACCCTGAAGACGAAAACCAGGCCTTTGTGCCAATGAGTCTTCGCCAACCACCCGAAGTTAATTCAGAAGTGGTAGAAACCATGGAAGAG GATGTCATTGAGTTCCTTGACCCAGATCACATGGAAG TGTGTAAGGAGATTAACAACGAGGCAGCCCAAACTCTTTTGGCCATCGGGAACTCTGGTCAGATTATCCAGGCAGTAGAAATAACCTGCACAG GTGAAAACGAAATGGTTGAGCAGTCATCAAGCCTTGTCGATGAGGAAGTCGTCCAACAGGAAGTAGTTGTCACAGACACTGTTGTCGAGCTCAGAGCTGATGCTTCAGAAATTATGTTGGGCCCGTCTATAAGTTGCGAATCAGAAACAAAAGGTGATCTTGACCTTTCCACATCTGGGAATAGTATGCCAGAACCTTCTGTAGAGGACACCATCTCAATACAGGAGCCAATCAAATCACAGACATCTGATGCTCTTCATGGTCCCAGCCAACATGATATGCAGAACTTGGCTAGTTCCACCAGTGTTCCACCATCTAGAAGGTGTCGTTTCTCTAAACCCAAACCCAATATTGGCCAAGGTTTGAGAAGCAGACGAGCACAGCAGCTGCAGCAAGTCACTCCAGTTAATGTTACTGATTCTTTGGAGAACTCTAGTGGTCCATCTTCCATGGAACAGAATCAAAATACAACAGAACCTATACAAGAAGATTCTGGCCCTGTGGATCACTCGCAACAAGACTCTCCTACAGTCCACGCTGAGGTAATACAGTCAGGTACATTGTCTGAAACGAGAGAGGAAAGTTCCAAAGTTGTCCCTGAAAGAATGGCTGAAGATGATAATGGATCCGTCTCATCTCTGAAGAGAAAGAATGATGATGTAGCCACAGAGGAAAGTGTGAAAAAAGATAGAAAAGAACTTGAAGAGCCAAGGTCAGAACCACAGCTGACAAACAG tgtatgtgtgtctcgTGGCATATCAGATGAGGCCTCTAAACCTGTCAGGAGGTTCCGTGGACCAAAACCTAAACCGAACTTGGCTCGTACATCCAGACCCACATGCACTCAGTCCCAACAGAGCACACTATCAACAACAGTAG TTACAAAAGAGACACTGTCTGCTGTCGACTTTTCCACGAGCACTTTCACTGACACTAAAATCCCTGATGTTTCCCAAAATAAAGTTCAACAAGAAAAAGATGGACAGAATGCCGAATCTGTAGAG GAAATCAAAGATGTCCCTTTGCAAGTTGCTTCTGAAATTGAGTCCAAAGAGAACACTGTGACCATGTCGGAGGAAAACACTATAAGAATTTCAGTAAAACATCCTGGAAGTGTATCAGTGGACACATATGCTGACCCCGCCCCTGATGAACCTGTCTTTATACTCTCTCTCACTGAAATCCCACCCTCATTAGAAAAGGAGGTGGGCTTTGGGACTGAGCCCCTCACACCTACTGATACTCAAAg CACTAATGAAATGGTGAAACAGAGCAGGGAAGTATCTCATCTTCTGATCACAGATGCTTTAGTTCCTGTGTCCGAGGAAGAGGAAATAGAGACAAAAGGAGGTGGGGACGGGAACACAATAGAGACAGGAGAATTGAAATGCAAGACACCAGTTTCAAGATCTCATGGG ATTGTCAAAGCAGAAAGCCAGGCAGAACATCATG TGGAAGTATTGGAAAGGCCTGTTGCAGAGCGGAGTGTTGAAGAGAAGGAACATCCGGAGAAGACAAAAAAATTACCTGAGAGATCCAGGAGAG CAAAGCTGCAAATTAAACCCAACCCAGTTTCAAGGAGAAATGCTCGAGGCGCCCATGCTAAAGAGGACACACCAGAACTCTCTTTAAAAGAGACTACCTCACTTCTCATTTCACAAGAGACAATATCAGTGCCAGATAAAACTGTACAAGCTCCCATTTCAACAACATCAGCCATCGCCTCAGACAGAGAGATGGCCAGAGGTCTTTCATCGTCCATTGATAATCCAGCACTCCCAACACTGactcctcctgagtcttccacaGATGTGATTGATTCACCTCAGCTTGTAAGTCAAGAAGATACCTCTAAAGAGTGTGACCAGGAAGGCTCGTCCCAACACATTATGGGACAGTTGGACCTCCCGGGCAAAGTCACAGATGAATTTGCTGAGATAGAGGCTAGTGGGTCAGGGACAGACTCACAAAGTGTCAATCAAATCACTCCTGTTGCAACAACTGGGGTACTTGCAAG ACCTGGTAGAAGACCCAAAGGCTTCCTGTCCTTTATTTCCTCCAAGAACACCCAAGGGCCACCTGCAGCTCCACGAGTGGCGAAGCCAGGCCCCCAGAAACCAACAGTCAACACTGCATGCCTCGGGAAGAAACCAATAGCGTCCAGCCCTCTTACCACGGCAACAAACCCTGGAGTTAACCAACCCTCACCAACTCCTACTTCGTCCATTGCATCTGCCAATGAG CAGAACTCCGAGGAAGAACCCACCAGTGTCTCCAAGTActttttcagtgatatctttaCTGAGGTTGATGAactagaagacatggattga